The DNA window ATAGAGAAATGGTCTGATGTCCAATAACTTACACGTTCAACTCCCTGTCAGTTCTCTATAACAGCAATACTCTTTGTTAAGAGTATTGATTATGCACTAAATTCCTATCCATTATCCGCATAAAATCCCAAGGCTTCTCTATAACTCCCCAACATTTTTAAATCACAATAACATGAGCATGGAATCATAAGCTCCAACAAATCAAAGCAATATTAAGCATAAGTACCTGCTTATTGGTCTGTGAATATTCCACCATATACTCGTACGCATCAGCCTGCGCATTCACTCTAGTTTCAGTACCCTCGACGGGAAGGGCAAAAGCGTCCATCACAATAATCGCATCCCCGTCAGTTTTGCCCTGCATCAGGCCCATGACTTCAATGGTTCCTCCGGAACGCGCGTGGACAACCATCTTGAGCAGCGCTAAAGCAGAGATCTTCACCCGCTTGAAGTAGTGAGGATCGTTTGCCCAAGGCCTCTCTTGCTGGAACTTCTCCTGCGCCGCCGAGTCGTAGAAGAAGATAGCGTCCGACGCCGCAGCCGAGGAATCGCTGGAGGAGGCAGAGATGATATTATTCTCCAGCTCCCATGTTTGCCGAGCAATCGCCGCCGATGAAAAGGAATCCATTGTAGAAGTAAAAAGCTAAACCCTCGTGCCAATCTGCACCAGTCTCTTTATTTTTCGTCTGGAATTTCCGATTTTCGTTGTCACATATTACATTAGACCTAATGAATAATCCACCCGGAACACATTAATTCACAATATGTATGTATTTTTTTGGGAAAGAATTAGTTCAGTGTCACATGTTCGATGTCTCTGTCTCTATGTTTCGACTTTATTCTTAatgtttcaaaaatttgatcgAGTTAGTCTTTttgttaatttaaaattaaatattattagcATCTCAAAAACTCAAACTATAATATCTAATGAACATGTtttttgtaagacgatctcacgaagtTTTATGTGTGAGACGGTCAATCTTACcaatattcacgataaaaagcAATACATTTAtcctaaaaaataatattttttcatggatgactcaaataaaatatctgtatCAAAAATACGATCCACAAGACcatcttacacaagtttttgtagTATCTAATTCAATTCAATTACGAGTCTTATTTCTGAAATAGGAACGAAGTTCTTCTCACTGCACCGCACTCGCAACTCATGTTTGCCAATTTGCATGCACCTCAAGGAGTGAAATGGAAGCAGCCCACAACAAATATCGAGTATGTGAATCTGACTTTCTCTCGTGCATGATAAccaaattttgttatttttaaagttCTTAATCGTTATTTTTAACTCTTAAATTGATGGgatgtaaaaatttgtgtgagacgatctcatgagtcatattttgtgatactgatattttatttgggtcatctataaaaaaatattaatttttatactaataatattattttttattgtaaatatcgttaaagttgatatgtctcacaatatatatatatttagtatAAAATGAATAGGAAACAAAAGGAAAAACAAACAATAATGGAGTGTAAGATGAAAAGACTATAAAGTCCTCATCACCAACCATGAATTTCCATTCCATTTCATTAGCTCTCAGAAAATAGACAGACCCTATCGTCTCCACTTTTACTTCACAATTCTCGGACTTTGAGAATAACCAGGTTCATCTCTCCTCCTCTCTTACATGTGTTATATATATTTACGAACTCAATAAAGATTCCGATTCTTGATGGGGGTTGGGTGCTGCCTTCGGGTGTGAATCAATTGGCTAAGTTGACTTTTGGGTGGCGGTGGTTTGGATTTCTTGATTATTCCATGATGGCCGTGGGTTGCTTTATTGGACTTGCTTCACGTTTTTTTGGTTGATTGTTGGGTTTGATGCTGTTTTTGGGATTTTGCAAGTGTTGATCGTCCAACCCGTGTGGAATTTCCCCCCTTCTTTGGCCTCATTTCTATTTGAAATCTTGAGGATGGGAACCGTTTGAGATTTGGTTCGATTTTTTGTcgtgaaaaaaatatttgctcTTTGGGAGTCTGGGATTGTTGTGAGGTAGTTTTTGGACCCATGGTACCTCCTTTTGAAGAAGTTGAAGTATGAAAACCTATTGAATGTGAGGAAAAATTGTTTTTCTAAGCTTTTTTTCCCTTACCTGTCATCGGTTGAAATCAATCATgtgttgatttttaaaaaattccttAGTTCCAGACATGCCTTCATAATTTCAATTTGTTTATAATCTATTTCCCATGAATTTATGTTTATCTCGGTTATGACCGAGAGCAATGATACTTTCTCTTTGAATTTATGTTCATTCTTCATGCAGACGTACTTAAACTTACTTCGAGGAAAGAAGTGGCGATCCGACTGATTGATAGTTACCTAAATATCTTGTAAGAAATATTTTACATAGCTTGTGCTTGGTGAAATGCAAATATTAATATCTGAAAGCTGTGGGGTTAGTGTTTTGCTTTTTTGTTTACTTGTGGTGAATCACATATATGATCAGGGGAATGGTCGAAAACTGGGAGGTGTTAAGGAATAATGGGAGCCGTGCTGAGCCCGTATCACAGTATCACACACATTCATTGCATGTTCGTGCTTCTCACCTTTGCATGGACAAGGAGCAAACAAATCGAATTTTGATATGTTCATCTCGTTTCAATTTCCACTTCAGTTATGGCAATTTACCAACTCTTCTAAAGCAGATTCTTAATACAATGTTGGTAAATAAAAAGAATCATTGCTAGATCCAGACGTCACACTCCCAACACCCTTTTGGCCTTTTCTATTATAATTTTCAATTCCTTGTTCATTGCTTGGAATACTTTTTTGCATGGCGAACTTATTAGGATAATTGTGAAGCTACTAATTATTCTGACTCTAATATTTTGACCGGAAGGCATGAAGGCTCTTGATCCATGTTTCTAGAGACTTAAAGTTTAATTCTCTGTGCCTGCTTTGAGACATTGGAAAAGAGGGCTTTTGCCCATACACAACTGGAATGGAGGAGATTCATCTGTATACAAACTGGGATGATGTTATTTGTCCTATCTGCTTGGAGTTTCCACACAATAGTGTTCTCCTCCAATGCACGTCTTATGATAATGGATGTCGGCCATTGGTATGCGGCACAGACCATTTGCAATCAAATTGTCTCTATCGCTTCAAACAAGCTAGTGGAATGTCGTCTGGATCTAAATCACCAAGTTCTGTTGAAACTAGACAGTTTTTGGATTCGGAATCGGATGTCAAACCGGCATGCCCCTTGTGTAGAGGAGAAGTTACTGGATGGATAGTGATTGATACAGCTCGTGTAAACCTGGATGATAAGAAACGCCattgtgaagaagaaaaatgtgcATTCTCGGGCACTTACTTGGAACTTCAAAAACATGCACGACTAGAGCATCCTCATGCTTTCCCTTCAAAAATCGATCCTGCTCGCCAACTGGATTGGGAAAATTTCCAACAATCTTCCGAGATAATTGATGTTTTAAGCACTATACAGTCGGAAATCCCTCGTGGAGTGGTTCTAGGTGATTATGTAATAGAATATGGAAATGATAACTCGGGAGATGACTTTGACGACTTCCCTGGGGACAAGGGAAATTGGTGGAAATCCTGCATGTTATATCAGGTATTTGACAATTTTCGGGCATctagaaacagaagaagatCAAGAGTTGGTGTTTCCAGAAGAGGAAATAATCATTTTAGTTTTGATACTTCGAACTCTGATGAGGGTTCTATATCATCCATAGAATATCCCGATTTTAGACCCCCTGTAGATACTGTTGACGTGTTTGTTAGTGCCAGGGAAGTTTCAAGGGGAAGAGTTGATCAAAACAGGTGAGTGAATGCACCAGTTGTTACTATTTTATATTTCCCATGATGTGGAaatttgttatcttttgatCTTTCATACTCAATAAAAATTGAGATTATGAACAAATTAAATTTCTGGATGGTTCATTTACATTATATATTTTACATATCTGTTGaagttttttcaaattttttactaATTTTTCATACTTGTTTGTTGACAAAACCATAAAAAGGCCCATCACATCACcttcaatttttgttttgttgCTTGGATATCATATCTCTCATGTACTTTCCACAGCTCTCAAAGACGTCGCTCTCGGTTCTACGACATATAGGTAAGCAGTATTTACTGGAAGAAACACCTTCCTCATTTTACGATTATGTTTTAGAGTAAGATgcatgttgggtgcaataatttgTATTATATTGCCACACATTTGAGCGGTAGTTGACGCATTGAGGAGGTGGTAGGCAAATTGATAATCTGTTAcaaaatgtttaaaatttcaCCTGTAATTTCAAATACAAGAACCAACCAAAGACTAGAAAATCTTATTTTTCCCTAAATATGTGATGTTTTTCACTTCGCCTCCTGAGTCATCAGTGCATCAAGTTTAGTCCAAGCAACACCATGTCCTTTTGCTTGGCACAGTCTCTCACCCTGAAATAATATTACACATGCCCAAATAAATCTACTTTTATGTTTCTTTAGCTTAATTCAGTATCCAGATTATTTTTTCTACGAATTTGGTAATCTCTATGTCCATTGTATAACAGAATGGAGCTAATCCTTGGTATGGAATGCGAACTAATGCTTGCAAATCTTGCTTCACCGGTTAGTGAATGGGATCATGTTTGGAACTTCAATTACATGTAAAATTCCTAGTTGACATATTTACTCAGATTTCCATTTCCTTCTTTAATTAGCACTTCTTGCCTAATTTATATTTCCCCTCTTGGAGGAAAGTTTGTTTGAGGTTTGAAATTTATGGACACCGttgtatattatttattttagttgCTATTACCCAATCTTCAAGTCAATTTAACTATTAGAATTATCCAAATAGTTTGTCGACAGGGATATGGTATCATGTTCATGTATAATTCCACTTTATGTGAGTTCACTAAATTTTCAGAATACTCAGCAGTCGTTGTTCTTGATGCAGTAATTCTTTGTCATTTCGGGTATAATCTTGAGTAGTACTCAAATATATAGATGATTGATCCTCGCTACTTTTTTGTGCCTAATCCTTCATATGAATAAAAAAGCACTGCATATTTTGACTGTTTCAGGGTGAAAAACTATGCTCAATTGCAGACTTTGGAGCTTCTGGATTCAAGTCGTGAAATTTCATCCAAAAAATAGAAATCCATCAAGCGCAACCTAAAAGAAAAACTTGACAAACAAATTTCCGTGTTTTATTGTGAGCTTttttatatgtattatgtgTATTTCGACTGCTAGTCTATAATGTAATAGATTTTCTTGAGCATTAACCTTTATGAACAAAAGATGGTGGttgttttttttatgaaattttgttGGTGCGAGATCTTTGAAATTTGTTGAGTAGTTAAAAAAATAGTAATGATTCAGATAATGGGGGTCATAATTTATATGCATTAGTTagtcatcaattaattattatcaTGAAATTCGTAATGTAATAAAAGGTCATAATTAATCTAGAATATGCCAATCCAACCACTCTTTGGAAAAATCAAAGCTGGTTGAATATGAATATTAAATAACGCGTTGCtgtttgaaaaatattattttacttgGTCAGATTAAAAGGTCATAAGTAATCCAGAacgaatattattattattaaatctcCGAAGAATATTCTTTTACTTGGTCAGATTAAAAACTCTCGCTCTCTCTCCTTTTTCTCcatatatttcattatttctcCTATAATCTCTTGTTCACTTCCCACATATTATACCTTGAAAGATTTACCAAACTTCACCAGAGAATCTTCTTACACATAGGATTCAATTGGATAACTAGAATTCATAGATTAATTTTGAGCAAATTTTGAGCTCTATCTATTCAAGGATGAGAATGCACTGATTGTAGATCACCAGCGTAGCTGGGACTTTACTCGCTCTTACTTGTGGAAGATAGTTTGTAGATGTTCTTGAATTCTATGTTGGGAGATTCTACGACCCAAAGAAGCCATTAATAAACTTAAGACATCAAACTTCTTGTAAGCTAAAATGAGGAGGGACCAAAGTTTTTAAAGAAGATTCTCCACCAATGGAGGAAGAAGCTTGACGCTTTCCCTTTGCATATGGAATCTGGGAAAGCGAAAAAGGCTCGTTGGATTCTTTTATGCTCCCAACCAGGAACCATCCATAGCCGGTGGCAACAGTACTCGGACAACTTTCCAAGGTGTACTTCAAGTTGGATCTTCAGACAGAAATAAACGCAACATAGTAGCTACCACTAAGATATCAAttcaatataaaaaatttatgtttttggaCGGGAGACATTGTTGAAAAATCTCGAATTGTAttgcagaaaaaaaaaattcataaacggAACAAAGCCCCTGAAATCACATTGATGCCCTTTCTATGCCCATGGTCACGCACAATTGCAAGTAATATAACATATAATGCAAAggaaaaaacaaaagtgatacAATGTTTAAGTAAACTTGCTGAAAAATCAGTAATGCATGAAGTGATACCCATAAGGTCCATTTACTGGTGGCATTCCATAAGGCTGTGCGGTGGCACCGATCTTGTGCAAACTGGTTTGACCTTGCATGCCTTCTCTCGAATATTGTTGCCATACCATCTGCTCCTGAGATAACAAGTGCTGCTTCTTTTCCATATCCGACATCTGCACATATGCTGGCGGGGGAATGCTCAAAGATGCAGCAAATGGATCTCCTCCGACAGCCTGGACTGTTCCATCTGGTGCAGGTAGTGCTAACACTGGAGTTTTGCTTGTTCCAGGACCTGGCAATACCACACTGCTAGCACTGCCACCACTCAATTGGGTCGTGCTCACGTGTTGCCGAACCACTCCCTGATCGTACATACCATTCAACAGTAAAGGATCCAGTCCCCCGCCCATTGCAGCCTTCTGCTTGGACAAATTACTGGCAGACTCGACCAGGGCTAGTTCCCAGTCAGCCTTTCCGCTCTCGGATGCAGGATTTTGCCAAGCAGAAGTCACCTCTGGCTCTCCGTTCGAAGGGAATGCTTCCCACGAGCCAGTCCCATTATTTGCCACCGGCCCAGCAAACAGCGCCAGAGCGAATTTATTGCCTTGATCATCAGCAGTCACTCCCTCATCCCGTAGATCCACTAAATCCCGAGTCTCTTGGACAATGGGCTTAGGCATCTCTGGCTCAGGTGGTGGATGGGGAGTATAGTTTTCTGGAGGCGGCAATGCTTTGATCTCATTCACATCAGACAACAGCTCCTCCCCTTGAGCAACTGGCCCGATCTCCACCTTTCTTTCAGGGCTCTTCATTGCCTTAGCCCTGTCCCTCACAAACTCCCCCAAAGTCTCCAGCAGCTTACTAGTAATCTTCTGCACTTCCGGATACTCGGAAGACCTCGCCACCCCTACATCTTTGCACCAATTATAGAATCCTACCAGCTCATCAATCTGCTTAGCTGCGCTAGCGTAGGCATCAAAAGCTTTCACACAATCTTGATACTCCATATCAAAGAACTTATCTAGAAGTACTGCCAGAACCTCGCACACATCAGCATAGAACTTGAAGCTCTCCTTGACCATTGCATACAGTGCCACCAGAATCATCCTCTCATTCTTGGCTAGACCCGTGGGTCGACACGACATGAGCCGGTCCAACAGTCTCTGCAAATGACCCATCTTCCCAAGAACCCTCTCCGGCTTCATTTCCCTCAGTGGGGTAAGATCTTTCCTCCCCTCAGCAGATTCTCTGACGTCCCCAGATGACTGCGATCTGGGCATTCCATAACCCTGTCTGTCCCGAATTTCATTGAAATCATCATATCCCCTGTTTGATCCTGGGGGCGATCTATAATTATGCAGATCCTCTCTACTGCCAAATCCTCTCATTTCAACCCCATATCCACTCTGTTTCCGATCATAAACCACCAACTCAAGTCTCTGATCCAAGTACAGAGCATAGGTTCTCACAAATGCGGAATGATCCCATGAATTGGAATGAGCCTCATCACGGAAATCCGACAAGTTCAATAATCTAGTCCCCTTTCTAGTAGCATACAAGATTTCCTGCTGGAAAACAGCATCTCCGTCGTTGAGCAAACGGTGAATTAACATCAAACACTTGAGGGCAACGATCCAATCCCGAGTCTTCCCCAATCTTTTAGATATAGCAACAACAC is part of the Primulina tabacum isolate GXHZ01 chromosome 18, ASM2559414v2, whole genome shotgun sequence genome and encodes:
- the LOC142532716 gene encoding uncharacterized protein LOC142532716 — encoded protein: MEEIHLYTNWDDVICPICLEFPHNSVLLQCTSYDNGCRPLVCGTDHLQSNCLYRFKQASGMSSGSKSPSSVETRQFLDSESDVKPACPLCRGEVTGWIVIDTARVNLDDKKRHCEEEKCAFSGTYLELQKHARLEHPHAFPSKIDPARQLDWENFQQSSEIIDVLSTIQSEIPRGVVLGDYVIEYGNDNSGDDFDDFPGDKGNWWKSCMLYQVFDNFRASRNRRRSRVGVSRRGNNHFSFDTSNSDEGSISSIEYPDFRPPVDTVDVFVSAREVSRGRVDQNSSQRRRSRFYDI
- the LOC142532645 gene encoding putative clathrin assembly protein At4g32285, with the protein product MPPTTIRKAIGTVKDQASIGIAKVASNMAPELEVAIVKATSHDDDPASEKYIREILHLNSLSRGYVNACVVAISKRLGKTRDWIVALKCLMLIHRLLNDGDAVFQQEILYATRKGTRLLNLSDFRDEAHSNSWDHSAFVRTYALYLDQRLELVVYDRKQSGYGVEMRGFGSREDLHNYRSPPGSNRGYDDFNEIRDRQGYGMPRSQSSGDVRESAEGRKDLTPLREMKPERVLGKMGHLQRLLDRLMSCRPTGLAKNERMILVALYAMVKESFKFYADVCEVLAVLLDKFFDMEYQDCVKAFDAYASAAKQIDELVGFYNWCKDVGVARSSEYPEVQKITSKLLETLGEFVRDRAKAMKSPERKVEIGPVAQGEELLSDVNEIKALPPPENYTPHPPPEPEMPKPIVQETRDLVDLRDEGVTADDQGNKFALALFAGPVANNGTGSWEAFPSNGEPEVTSAWQNPASESGKADWELALVESASNLSKQKAAMGGGLDPLLLNGMYDQGVVRQHVSTTQLSGGSASSVVLPGPGTSKTPVLALPAPDGTVQAVGGDPFAASLSIPPPAYVQMSDMEKKQHLLSQEQMVWQQYSREGMQGQTSLHKIGATAQPYGMPPVNGPYGYHFMHY